The window CAGCAACTTCTACGAGGCGCTTGCCGCTCGCGACTCAGACCTGCCGCAGGTGCTCGTGCTGCCCGACATCCGACTCAAGGGAAAGTTTGCGCAGCTCGCCCGCGCCGTCGCTATCGGCGAGAACCTGCCATTGACCGTGACCGACACCTTCGAGCGGCCGATGCTCGAAAGCCTGCTTGACGGCACCGCCTATCTGCGCGAGGCGATCAGCCGCGGCCATTTCAAGGAACTGCGGCGCCAATGGAACAATCTTAAGAAATGCGGCAATCTCGCCTATTGCGTCGCACGCCAGCCGGAGGAGATCCGCTGGCGGATGGAGGAGTTCCTCGCGCTCGAGGCCTCTGGCTGGAAGGGACGCGAGCGCAGCGCCATGATCATGGACCGCTTCCGTGCCGCCTTCGCGAGGGAGGCGATCACAAATCTCGCGGAAGGCGACAGCGTCCGCATCCATACGCTCGATCTGGACGGCAAGGCGATCGCGGCGATGGTGGTTCTGCTGATGGCGGGCGAGGCCTATACCTGGAAGACCGCCTATGACGAGCGCTATGCCAGATATTCGCCCGGCAAGCTGCTGCTCGCGCAATTGACCGAGTGGCACCTCGACGACGCCAACATCGTCCGCTCCGACTCCTGCGCAGTGCCGGATCATCCGATGATTGCCCGTTTCTGGCAGGAGCGCGAGGAGATGGGCACGCTCGTCATCGGTCTTAAGCAGAACCGCGACCGCGACGTGCGCCAGGTCGCGGCCCAGCTTCACCTCTACCGCAACACCCGCAACATGGCCCGCCTGCTGCGCGACAAGATACGGGCGCTGGCGGGGCGTTAGGACGTAACGCCCTGCGGGTGTACAGGGGTTAGGGCCGCTCCAGCTTAACTGCCCATCGCCACGCTCGCCATACCCTCCGCCACCGTTCTTTCGCGCAAGAGCTGTCGGATCACCTTGCCCGAGGTCGTCAACGGCAGGCTGTCGACGAACTCGATCTCGCGCGGATATTCGTGCATGGAGAGCCGGTTCTTCACCCACTCGCGGATATCGGCCGCGGTTCCTTCGCCGGCGGCAACGCCGGGCCTCAGCACCACGTAGGCTTTGACTATTTCGGTGCGGATCGGGTCCGGCCTGCCGACAGCTGCCGCCATCTGGACGTCGGGGTGCCCCACCAGGCAATCCTCGATCTCGCCCGGGCCGATGCGGTAGCCCGACGAGGTGATGACGTCGTCGTCGCGGCCGAAAAAGGTGAAATACCCTTCATCGTCCATGACGATGTTGCACTCCGTCTGGCCGTAGAATTCGCTGACCTCGATGCCGAGCGCCGCCTTCGCCCATTCATAGGTCTCGCGCCCGAGCGCTTCGCCCGCCGAGCCAATCGTTCGGAGATTGAGGCGATAGCGCTCGCGCGGCCGCTCGACGGATCTCAAGAGCCTCAAGGCCGTCGGCGGAATGAAAGCGTTGCGCACATCCATATCCTGCATGATGCGGAAGGCCATGTGCGGATCGAACTTCTGCGCCGGCGAGGAGACGACCGGCACGCCGAAGAACAGCGACGGCAGCAGCGCGTTCAAGAGCCCGCCGGCCCAGGCCCAGTCGGCCGGCGTCCACATGCGGTCGCCGGGCTGTGGCAGGAAGTGATGGTGGAACTGGAATCCCGGCAAATGGCCAGGAAGCACGCGATGGCCGTGAAGCGCCCCCTTCGGCGGCCCCGTCGTCCCGGACGTATAGATCATCAGCGCCGGGTCATCCGGTGTTGTGTCTGCAGCAGTAAAGCGCTCCTCGCCCGAAATCAGACGATCGAAACGGACGGTGCCCGGCAGTTCCTCCGCTTCCGCGAGCACGACCAGCCGAAGGTCCGACAAATCGTCGCGGATCGCCGCCACGCGTTCATAGCCGAACCGGTTCGTGACGATCGCCGCCGCCTCTGCGTCGCGCAGGCGATAGGCAAGCGCCTCGACGCCGAAGAGCAACGCCAGCGGCAGGGCGATCGCGCCGAGCTTGTAGATCGCCGTATGGGCGATCGCCGCTTCGAAGCCCTGCGGCAGGAGGATGGCGACGCGATCGCCCGGCCTGATGCCGCGCGCCGCTAAGCCCGCGGCGAAGGCCGAGGAACGGGCTGCAAATTCCGCATAGGTCAGCGATAGATGCGCGCCATCCGGACTGAAATGCTCAAGGCAGACGCGCCCCGGATCCCGCGCCGCCCAGGCATCGCTGACCGCGACGCCGATATTGAATCTCTGCGGAATTCGCCAGCGGAACTCGCAATAGAGATCCTCGTAGTTTTCGATCCTCGGTAACATGGGCCCTGCCGCGCTGACAGTTTGTGCAAGGCAGCAGCTAGCACGTCCGACCCATATAATTCAACGGGTGCGCCCGCTTGGCCAGACAATCGGGCACCGCACCTTCTCCGATGGAGCCACGGGAATCATGCTTCCAGCCTGGCCGCGCTCAAGCGGTGGCTGCTTCAAGGAACAGGCGCGCACATGTCTGTTTGGTGGTGCCCCATGCCGGGGTCGAACCAGCACTCCTTTCGGAACTCGATTTTGAGTCGAGCGCGTCTACCAATTCCGCCAATGGGGCATAAGGCTGGGCGATATCAGCGGCTTGCGGTTTACACGAAGCTTTTCGCGCCGGTCAACCGCGAACTTGCGAATTTCGCTCAAGAGATCACAAAACCGTGCGATTGGTCGCATGTTGAAGCGATTTACATCCACACTGTTCCTACATTAGAAGACGGCATCGAATGAAAGGCGGCCCGGCGCGTATTCTGCCGGCCGCCATGAGGTGTGCATGATCGAAGCGTCCGTAGCCCAGCGCCAGCAGTTCATCCTCGCCGTGCTCGTCACCTTGGGCATGGCGGCGACCGTCGGCGGCGCCCTCGGCTTCGAGCATATCGGCGGCTACATTCCTTGCGCGCTCTGCCTGCTGCAGCGCGACCCCTATTACTATGGCATCCCGCTCGGCATCCTCGCCATCCTGACGAGCGTGTTGAAGCTGCCGGCCTGGACGACGCGCACCTTGCTCGTGCTTGTCGGCATATCGATGCTCGTCGGTGCTGGCATCGGCGTCTACCACGCCGGAGCGGAATGGCATTTCTGGGAGGGCCCTTCGACCTGCGCCACCACGGCACAAGGCATCTCCTCCGATGTCGGCGATCTGCTCGGCGACCTCGACGCCAAACATGCCCCCTCCTGCACGGAAGCGGCGCTACGCGTCTTCGGTCTTTCCTTTGCCGGATGGAACGTGATCGCCAGCCTGGTCCTCGCGGCAATCGCGCTTCGCGGAGCCGCCAGGGCCTGACCGTTGCGAGACAGACCTACGGTTGCAGCTCGACATCCCAGTAGAGATAATCCATCCAGCTATCGTGGAGATGGTTCGGCGGGAAGAGCCGGCCGTTGTTATGCAGATCCTGCACCGTCGGCTGAAAGGGCCTCTGGTGCGGAAACATGTTGGCCTGCTTCGGCAGTTTGCTGCCCTTGCGCAGATTGCAGGGCGAACAGGCCGCCACGACGTTCTCCCAGGTGGTCTGGCCGCCATGCGCCCGCGGTATCACATGGTCGAAGGTCAGATCGTCCGGCGATCCGCAATACTGGCATTCGAACTTGTCACGCAGGAAGACATTGAACCGGGTGAAGGCCGGGAAGCGCGAAGGCTGGACATAGCTCTTCAGGCAGACGACGCTCGGCAGCCGCATGGAGAAGCTTGGCGACGAAACGGAATGTTCGTATTCGGCGAGGATAATGACCCGGTCGAGAAAGACCGCCTTGATCGCGTCCTGCCAGGACCAGAGCGACAAGGGGTAATAGCTCAAAGGCCTATAATCGGCGTTCAAGACAAGCGCCGGAAGTGCCTGAGGTGAGACTGCAATCGTCAAGCGTATTCTCCTGATCGATTCGGCATCTGCATCTTCTATATTAGGCGCGTTGCGACAGGATTGTGAAGCCACAAAGAAAAAGTCGACAGGCGATTCGCTTTTTTCTTCAAGGCGTCACGGGCAACGCGTCGCGCCGCATCTCCTGGGCATAATAGGCCCAAAAGAGCCGCGCCGCGACACTGCGCCAGGGCGACCAGACGACCGCCAGCGAATCGACTTCGCTTGCCGTCGGGCGGAGTTCGAAGCCAAGCGCATGCCCGATCGCATTCTGCAGCGCCACATCGCCGCAGGGAAAGACGTCCGGATGGCCGGCGCAGAAGAGCAGATAGACCTCCGCCGTCCAGCGCCCGATGCCTTTTATCGCCGTCAATTCGTGGATCGCCGCCGCCGCTTCGATGTCGCAGACGGCCTGAAGGTCGATTTCGCCGGCAACGGTCGCGGCCGCAACACGCCGCAACGCATCCGCCTTGGCGCGCGAAAGTCCGAAAAGCCGGCAGTCCTCGTCGCTCAGAGAGAGCACACCCTCGGCGCTGATCTCGCCGAGCGCCGCTTCCATCCGCTTCCATATCGCCTGCGCGCTCGCCTTCGAGACCATTTGCGAGACGATGATATTGGCGAGGCCGCGATAGCCGGGCTCCGTGCGCCTCAGCGGCACGGGCCCTGCCTTCGAGAGCACCTGCTCAAGTCGGGCATCAAGCATGATCAGGCCGGCAAGTCCCGCTTCGATATCCTCATGTGTACGGATGATCCGCATGCGCCCTCCACTGCATTTGACGACAAAAACCTGCAGCAAGTCGTAGTGTTATAGCGTCCATTGTGCGCCTGAAAACGCGCGGGGCTGCAGAAAGCGGATGACCTTTATACCGCTTCCATGCCAAAGGAATACAATGCCGACAGTACGACCGGAACAACCCGTTTTCCGCTTTGCACCAAGCCCGAACGGCCTGTTGCACCTTGGCCACGCACTGTCGGCGATCGTCAATCACGACATGGCGGCCGCAATCGGCGGCCGATTCCTGCTGCGGATCGAGGACATCGACCGGACCCGCTGCCGCCCGGAATTCGAGACGGCGATCTTCGAGGACCTGACCTGGCTGGGGCTCTCCTGGGACGAACCGGTGCGTCGCCAGTCCGACCATCTCGCCCGCTACGCCGCAACGCTCGATCGGCTGAAGGCGATGGGTCTCGTCTATCCCTCCGTCATGTCGCGCGGCGAGATAAAGGCGGCCGTGGCTGCTGCGGAGGCGAGCGGAGGAGCCTGGCCGCGCGACCCGGATGGGACGCCGCTTTACCCCGGACGCGAGCGCGACCTGTCGCCCGGCGAGCAGGCGAAGCTCGTTGCAGGTGGCCGTGCCTATGCCTGGCGCCTCGACGTCGCCAAGGCTGTGCAGCGCGCCGGCGAACCGCTGACATGGCATGAAACCGGAGCGGGTCCATCAGGAGAAACGTGGCGGATCGCCGCCGATCCCTCTGCCTGGGGCGATGTCATCCTCTCGCGCTCCGATGCGCCCTCGAGCTATCACCTGTCGGTCGTGGCCGACGACGCCCTGCAGGGCGTAACCCATGTGGTACGTGGCCGCGACCTCTACCACGCGACCTCCATCCACCGTCTGCTGCAGCGGCTCTTGGGCCTGCCCGAGCCCGTCTACCACCATCACCGCCTCATCCTCGGCCCGGACGGCCGGAAGCTGTCGAAGAGCAATGGAGACAGCGGCATCGCCGCGCTTCGCGCGGCAGGCCATTCGCCGGAGGATATCCGCAGGATGCTTGCCGACGATACGAGCGAGCACATGCGCGACCTTCAGTCGCCACGCACTTGAAATCTGCGCCTGACCATGCGCTTGACCCGGAATTTTATGATCGCGGCATTGATCTCGGCGCCGATGATGAAAATCGCGCCGATCATGTAGAGGAAGACCAGTACGATCACGACCGAGGCAAGGCCGGCATAGGTGGCGACATAGGTGGAGAAAGCGGCGAGATAGGACGCAAAAGCATAGGCGCCGATCGACCAGAACAACAGCGTCAGGACGATACCGGGCAGTACGTCCATCACATTGCGATGACCGTCGGGCAACCAGAGATGCGACACAAGAAGCCCCACCGTCAGCATCACCAGTGCCAGTGCCAGTCCCCAATTGTCGACGGCCGCCAGCACCGTGCTGAGCCAGGGCAGCCATTCGTCGGCATTGCGCACGGCAAGGGGCACCGCAACGAGCAGGATGCTGAGGGCGGCAAGGATGAGAACGGCGGCAAGCACAAAGCCGAGGCTCGCAAGCCGCGTCACATACCAGGGACGGCTTTCGGCAACCCTATAGGCTCGGTTGAGCGCTATTCTGAGAGCCTCCACGCCGTTCGAGGCGAAATAGGCTGCCGCCAGCACGGATATGGTGAGGATGCCGCCGCGAGGAATGGTCAGCACACGGACGATCTCGTCTGCGACGGGCTTTGCGATCGATTCCGGCCAGGCATCGAAGATCAGGTGGACGGCCGTGTCCGCAAACTCGTCGGCGCCGAGATAGCTGCCGAGCGCCGTGCCGAAGATCAGGAAAGGAAAAATGGCCATCAGCGACGACAAGGCGACGTGACTCGCCATGGCCCACCCATCGTCCTCGCTGAAATGCCAGTACGCGTCGAATAGGACTTTCCAGATGATGCGAACGACTGCCGGCATCCCGTCTCCAAATCCATCGGTCGCCGCCCGTCCGCCCGCTGCGGTCGGCCAGCGGCGCCCTCCTGCCCTCGCGGGCCACGAGGCTTGAGTATACGCAATCCGATTGTATCCCAAGGGTGAATATGGGAAACGACGTTCGGATTTCTACAGGAACCGCTGTCATGCCCAATCGCCCAACCATCATCGTCACCGGCTGTTCCTCCGGCATCGGCGCCTATTGCGCCCGTGCGCTGAAGGCGGACGGCTGGCGCGTCTTCGCGACGGTCCGCCGCTCCGAGGATCAAGTGGAACTCGAAGGGGAAGGCATCGAGACGTTCATCATGGACTATACCCAGCCGGATACGATCGCCGCGCTGGTGGAGGCCGTGATGGCGCGGACAGGCGGGCGGATCGACGCCCTGTTCAACAACGGCGCCTATGGCCAGGCCGGCGCCGTCGAGGACCTGCCAACCGAGGCTCTGCGGCTGCAGTTCGAAACAAACGTCATCGGCTGGCATGACCTGACGCGCCGCGTCATCCCGGCAATGCGTGCGCGGGGACACGGCCGCATCGTGCAGTGCTCCTCCATTCTCGGCATCGTGCCCTATCGCTGGCGCGGCGCCTACAACGCATCGAAATTCGCGCTCGAGGCCCTGTCCCTTACACTCCGGATGGAACTCGCGGGTAGCGGCGTCGAGGTCAGTCTCATCGAGCCCGGGCCTATCGCTTCGAAGTTCACCGCCAATGCCGTCGCCTATATCGAGCGCTTCATCGATCTGAAGAATTCCGTCCACCGGGCGGAATACGAGCGCCAGATTCGGCGCCTTCGCGGCGAAAGCAAGCCGGCGCGCGGCAAGCTCGGACCGGACGCTGTCTATCATGTCCTGAAACACGCTTTGACGGCACGCCGTCCAAAGCCTCATTATATTGTGACGACCCCCGCCAAACAGGGCGCGCTTCTAAAGAAGGTCCTGCCGGCGGCATTGTTCTATCGCATCCTCGGCCGGCTCGGCTGATAGAAGAGAAGGAAGGACGCCATGCCCAGTTTTCTCACCGCCGTGACCTTGTTCGTCATGGGGCTAGTTGCGATCGTGCTCATCCGCGGCCTGTTGAACATGGCCCGGCGCGGCAGCGGCAACACCTCCAACAAGCTGATGCAGATGCGCATCCTGCTGCAGGCCGTCGCGCTGGTGCTGATCATGCTGACGCTGTGGATCACCGGCGGCGGCCGCCCGGCCTGAGCGGCGGGCGAAGACTGGGAGGAAAAATGGTCAGACTGAACAAGATTTATACGAGAACCGGCGACAACGGTACGACCGGTCTCGTCGCTGGTCCGCGCCGCTCGAAGAGCGACTCCAGGGTCGAAGCCTATGGCACCGTCGATGAAGCGAACGCCTTTGTCGGCCTTGCCCGGCAGCATACCAGGGAACTGAGCGAGCTTGATTCGATGCTGATGCGCATCCAGAACGACCTCTTCGATCTCGGTGCGGATCTGGCGACGCCGGATACCGGCGAACAGCCGGCCTATGAGCCCTTGCGGATCGTTGCCGCGCAGGTCGCGCGGCTCGAGGGCGAGATTGACCGCCTGAATGCGGAGCTCGAACCGCTGCGTTCCTTCGTGCTGCCCGCCGGCAGCGCCGCATCCGCCGCCCTGCATGCCGCCCGCACCATTGCCCGGCGCGCCGAACGGCACATGGTCGCGCTTGCCGAAACCGAAGGCGAGATCGTCAGCCACGAGGCTATCGCCTATATCAATCGGCTCTCCGACTTCCTCTTCGTCGCCGCCCGCTGGGCGAACGACAGGGGCCGGGCCGACGTGCTTTGGATTCCTGGCAAGAACAGATAAGGTCGCTCGAAACGCACGCCGGGGGACCGCATGTTCATACCGCTTCACGACCGGAACGAACTGAAGCACATCGACATGCAATATGTGACGGTCACGTTGATCGTCATCAACTTCGCGGTCTGGTTCATTACCGGACCGATCGCGACCGAGGATTTCGCCAATGCCGCACTGCTCGCCTTCGGCTACATCCCGGCAATCGTCTTCGACTACGCAATGCTCGATCCGTCGTTCGTCTACGTCCCGGATGAATTCACCTTCGTCACCTATTCTTTTCTGCACGGCGATCTCTCGCATTTCGCAATGAACATGCTGTTTCTCTGGGTCTTCGGCGACAATGTCGAAGACGCGCTCGGGCACTTCCGCTTTCTCGTCTTCTATCTCCTCTGCACCGCCGCGGGCGCGCTGGCGCACGGGCTCATCGATCCCGCCTCGGAGGCGCCCCTGATCGGCGCTTCCGGTGCTGTTTCCGGCGTCGTCGCCGCCTATTTCCTTTTGCATCCGAAAGTCAGGGTTTGGATCCTGGTGCTCTTCCGCGTTCCCCTACCGCTTCCCGCTGCAATTCCGCTTGCCTTTTGGATCGGCCAGCAGTTCTTCATGCTCGCGGTGGATCCGAATGGCGGCGTCTCGTGGAGCGCCCATGTCGGCGGCATTGTTTCCGGGCTCGTGCTGGTGGTCCTTTTGCGACGTCGCGGGGTTCCGCTATTCGACCGCACGATCGTCACCCCGCGCGCCGTCGAACATCAGTCCGAACCGATAGAGGGAACGACGAGCCCGCTCCCCGGCCGCAGGAAGCCCCCGACTCCGTGGGGTCGACCAACCTGAGCATGGTTGCAGTATCTACCAATACGGCGCGATATAGTTGAGAATTCAATGAATTGCTGGGGATTTCCGGCACGGCAGGGGCGCTGCGCCGGAGCAATTGCGGCCGTTCGCTTCCCGCCTTGCCAACGCGCCTTGTTACGTGTACGTAAACGTCATTCGAGCATTAGCGCTTTTTATCGATTTTGCGTCGCGGTCAACAATTGTAATTGGAGAAAAAACGCGTATCGATGTCGCCAACCGACAATCAGACCGCTCTGTTAAAGCGCATTTTCCTGCGAAAGTTCCTGGAGGGAAAGTATCCATGAAAATCCTAGTTACGGTGAAACGGGTCGTCGACTACAACGTCAAGATCCGGGTGAAGGGGGACGGCACGGGCGTTGAGTTGGCCAACGTCAAAATGTCGATGAACCCCTTCGACGAGATCTCGGTCGAAGAGGCGCTGCGGCTCAAGGAAGCCGGCAAGGCTTCGGAAGTCGTCGTCGTCTCGATCGGTCCGGCCAAGGCCGAAGAGACGCTGCGGACCGCGCTTGCCATGGGCGCCGACCGGGCGATCCTCGTCGAGACCGAGGACCAGGTCGAGCCGCTCGCCGTCGCCAAGATCGTCAAGGGCGTGGCCGAAGCCGAACAGCCGGGTCTCGTCATCGTCGGCAAGCAGGCGATCGACGACGATTCGAACCAGACCGGCCAGATGCTGTCGGCGCTGCTCGGCTGGCCGCAGGGTACGTTTGCCTCCAAGGTCGAGATCGGCGACGGCAAGGTCAACGTCACCCGCGAGGTCGACGGCGGCCTGCAGACGGTGGAACTGAAGCTGCCGGCGGTGGTCACCACCGATTTGAGATTGAACGAGCCGCGCTATGCCTCGCTGCCCAACATCATGAAGGCGAAGAAGAAGCCGCTCGACAAGAAGTCCCCGGCCGATTTCGGCGTCGACACGACGGCACGGCTGAAGGTTCTGAAGACGGAAGAGCCGTCGGGCCGCAAGGCCGGCATCAAGGTGAAGTCGGTCGCCGAGCTCGTCGACAAGCTCAAGAGCGAAGCCGGCGTCCTTTAAGTTCAGAATCTTCAAGCTCCGATCCGGACCGGATCGTCGAGCGCAAGAAAGGGAGAATTCATCATGGCCATTCTGCTTCTGGCTGACCACGACACCACCCAGCTTTCCGACCAGACGGCGAAGGCGCTGACGGCGGCCTCCAAGATCGGCGGCGACGTGCACGTGCTCGTCGCCGGCTCCAACGTCAAGGCGATCGCCGAACAGGCCGCCAAGCTCTCCGGCGTCGCCAAGGTGCTCGTCGCCGAGGACGCGAGCCTCGCCCATAATCTCGCCGAGCCGCTGGCCGCAACAATCGTCTCGCTCGCCGGCTCTTACGACACGCTCGTCGCCGCCGCCACCTCGGTCGGCAAGAACGTCATGCCGCGGGTTGCCGCGCTCATCGACGTCGCGCAGATCTCCGAGATCGTCGAGGTCGTCTCCGCCGACACTTATCGGCGGCCGATCTATGCCGGCAACGCCATCCAGACGGTGCAGACAACGGAAGCGAAGAAGGTGATCACCGTGCGCACCGCCTCGTTTGCCGCTGCCCAAGAAGACGGTTCGGCGCCGATCGAGACGGTTGCGGCCGCCGCCGATCCGGGGCTTTCCAGCCATGTGTCCGATGCGCTGTCCTCCTCCGATCGCCCGGAGCTGACCTCGGCGAAGATCATCATATCCGGCGGCCGAGCGCTCGGCTCGTCGGAAAAGTTCCAGGAGGTGATCCTGCCGGTCGCCGACAAGCTCGGCGCCGCCGTCGGTGCAAGCCGCGCCGCCGTCGATGCCGGCTATGCCCCGAACGACTGGCAGGTCGGCCAGACCGGTAAGGTGGTGGCGCCCGACCTCTACATCGCCTGCGGCATTTCCGGGGCGATCCAGCATCTCGCCGGCATGAAGGACTCGAAGGTGATCGTGGCGATCAACAAGGACGAGGAGGCGCCGATCTTCCAGGTTGCCGACTACGGCCTCGTCGCCGATCTCTTCGACGTGCTGCCGGAGCTCGAAAAGGCGCTCTGAGGGGCGCCACGCTTCCCCATGAAAAAGGCTGGAAAATCTGCCAGCTTGGCATTAACAATCGTACCGGGTCGGTCCAACCGGCCCGGTATTTTCCTGTCTGCGGCAGCCCGGCTGCCGAGACCTCTTGAAGATGGATGTTTGCTTCGATGATCAAGACGGTCGGAATTGTTGGCGCTGGTCAAATGGGCTGCGGCATTGCCCATGTCTCCGCAACCGCCGGATACAAGGTACAGCTTTACGATATTTCAGCGGACCGCATCGAAGCAGGACTTGCGACCATAAACGGCAACCTCGCCCGCCAGGTCTCGTCCGGCAAAATGAGCGACGAGGACCGCAAGAAGGCGCTTTCCCTGATCAAAGGCTCGACGGATATCAACGATCTCTCGCAGGCGGACCTCGTCGTCGAGGCGGTCACGGAAGACGAAACCATCAAGCGCAAGATCTACGGCCAGGTTTGTCCGATCATGAGGCCGGACGCCATTCTTGCAACCAACACCTCGTCGCTCTCGATCACCCGGCTTGCCTCGGCAACTGACCGTCCCGAGCGGTTCATGGGCATACATTTCATGAACCCGGTCCCGGTGATGAAGCTGGTGGAACTGGTCCGCGGCATTGCCACGGAGGAGGAGACCTTCCGGGCGGCCAAGGAATTCGTCGCGCGCCTCGACAAGACGGTGACCGTCGCCGAGGACTTTCCTGCCTTCATCGTCAACCGCATCCTGCTGCCGATGATCAATGAGGCGATCTACACGCTCTATGAAGGCGTCGGCACCGTCGACGCCATCGACACGGCGATGCGGCTCGGCGCCAACCATCCAATGGGACCACTGCAGCTTGCCGATTTCATCGGACTCGATACCTGCCTGTCGATCATGCAAGTGCTGCACGACGGCCTCGCCGATTCCAAGTACCGTCCCTGCCCGCTTCTCGTGAAATATGTCGAAGCCGGCTGGCTTGGCCGCAAGTCCGGCCGCGGCTTCTACGACTATCGGGGAGACGCACCGGTCCCGACGCGCTGATCCGCGCCGCAGCGGTAACCCACTGCCCGCATCAACCGGCTGCGGGGACGCCAAGCGTCGCCTGGATGAGACGCTTCGCGTCCTCGCTGTCCCAGACGGCGGGGCCGTTCATCGAGCCGATCAGGCAGCCCTTCTCGTCGATCAGCAGGGTGGCCGGCAGACCGAAGGCAAGGCCTTCCTTCTTCAACGTGTTGAACACCCCCATCGAACTGTCGCGGTAATAGCCAAGGTCATGAACGGCGATCTCGTCGAGGAAGGTCCTCGGCTTCTCGTCGTCGCCCATATCGATATTGATGGCAACGACCTCGAAACGGTCGCCGCCGAGAGCTTTTTGCAGGGCGTTGAGCGCCGGCATTTCTTCCCTGCAAGGCAGGCACCAGGTCGCCCACAGATTGACGAGCAGGGTCTTGCCGGCGAAGGAGGCGAGCGTCAGCGGCTTTCCGCCCGCTCCGACGAAGCCGAGTTCGCTGATCGGGCGCGGATTTGCGGCCGGCGTCATCGCCGCGACCTGACCGCGCATCAGCGGCGTCGCCGCGGCGACCTTCTCGGCGGAAAGCGCGCAACTGGCG is drawn from Sinorhizobium sojae CCBAU 05684 and contains these coding sequences:
- a CDS encoding disulfide bond formation protein B, producing MIEASVAQRQQFILAVLVTLGMAATVGGALGFEHIGGYIPCALCLLQRDPYYYGIPLGILAILTSVLKLPAWTTRTLLVLVGISMLVGAGIGVYHAGAEWHFWEGPSTCATTAQGISSDVGDLLGDLDAKHAPSCTEAALRVFGLSFAGWNVIASLVLAAIALRGAARA
- a CDS encoding GNAT family N-acetyltransferase, whose protein sequence is MSGNIQLPGNANGTASRMLNGLAARPVSDPSQAERLLTVGRPGRHLAIYPARAGYELQRELDFLSNRAIEPNVFFTGRFLAPAMPRLEDRVVRLAVIRDDNERSSRMRFVMPFSLEKPGFSIGAPIIRAWSNPFGPLGVPLLDAEDAAETISNFYEALAARDSDLPQVLVLPDIRLKGKFAQLARAVAIGENLPLTVTDTFERPMLESLLDGTAYLREAISRGHFKELRRQWNNLKKCGNLAYCVARQPEEIRWRMEEFLALEASGWKGRERSAMIMDRFRAAFAREAITNLAEGDSVRIHTLDLDGKAIAAMVVLLMAGEAYTWKTAYDERYARYSPGKLLLAQLTEWHLDDANIVRSDSCAVPDHPMIARFWQEREEMGTLVIGLKQNRDRDVRQVAAQLHLYRNTRNMARLLRDKIRALAGR
- a CDS encoding SDR family oxidoreductase, with the translated sequence MPNRPTIIVTGCSSGIGAYCARALKADGWRVFATVRRSEDQVELEGEGIETFIMDYTQPDTIAALVEAVMARTGGRIDALFNNGAYGQAGAVEDLPTEALRLQFETNVIGWHDLTRRVIPAMRARGHGRIVQCSSILGIVPYRWRGAYNASKFALEALSLTLRMELAGSGVEVSLIEPGPIASKFTANAVAYIERFIDLKNSVHRAEYERQIRRLRGESKPARGKLGPDAVYHVLKHALTARRPKPHYIVTTPAKQGALLKKVLPAALFYRILGRLG
- a CDS encoding twin transmembrane helix small protein, with product MPSFLTAVTLFVMGLVAIVLIRGLLNMARRGSGNTSNKLMQMRILLQAVALVLIMLTLWITGGGRPA
- a CDS encoding DNA-3-methyladenine glycosylase family protein, which translates into the protein MRIIRTHEDIEAGLAGLIMLDARLEQVLSKAGPVPLRRTEPGYRGLANIIVSQMVSKASAQAIWKRMEAALGEISAEGVLSLSDEDCRLFGLSRAKADALRRVAAATVAGEIDLQAVCDIEAAAAIHELTAIKGIGRWTAEVYLLFCAGHPDVFPCGDVALQNAIGHALGFELRPTASEVDSLAVVWSPWRSVAARLFWAYYAQEMRRDALPVTP
- a CDS encoding YihY/virulence factor BrkB family protein, producing MPAVVRIIWKVLFDAYWHFSEDDGWAMASHVALSSLMAIFPFLIFGTALGSYLGADEFADTAVHLIFDAWPESIAKPVADEIVRVLTIPRGGILTISVLAAAYFASNGVEALRIALNRAYRVAESRPWYVTRLASLGFVLAAVLILAALSILLVAVPLAVRNADEWLPWLSTVLAAVDNWGLALALVMLTVGLLVSHLWLPDGHRNVMDVLPGIVLTLLFWSIGAYAFASYLAAFSTYVATYAGLASVVIVLVFLYMIGAIFIIGAEINAAIIKFRVKRMVRRRFQVRGD
- a CDS encoding HNH endonuclease, whose translation is MTIAVSPQALPALVLNADYRPLSYYPLSLWSWQDAIKAVFLDRVIILAEYEHSVSSPSFSMRLPSVVCLKSYVQPSRFPAFTRFNVFLRDKFECQYCGSPDDLTFDHVIPRAHGGQTTWENVVAACSPCNLRKGSKLPKQANMFPHQRPFQPTVQDLHNNGRLFPPNHLHDSWMDYLYWDVELQP
- a CDS encoding AMP-binding protein; its protein translation is MLPRIENYEDLYCEFRWRIPQRFNIGVAVSDAWAARDPGRVCLEHFSPDGAHLSLTYAEFAARSSAFAAGLAARGIRPGDRVAILLPQGFEAAIAHTAIYKLGAIALPLALLFGVEALAYRLRDAEAAAIVTNRFGYERVAAIRDDLSDLRLVVLAEAEELPGTVRFDRLISGEERFTAADTTPDDPALMIYTSGTTGPPKGALHGHRVLPGHLPGFQFHHHFLPQPGDRMWTPADWAWAGGLLNALLPSLFFGVPVVSSPAQKFDPHMAFRIMQDMDVRNAFIPPTALRLLRSVERPRERYRLNLRTIGSAGEALGRETYEWAKAALGIEVSEFYGQTECNIVMDDEGYFTFFGRDDDVITSSGYRIGPGEIEDCLVGHPDVQMAAAVGRPDPIRTEIVKAYVVLRPGVAAGEGTAADIREWVKNRLSMHEYPREIEFVDSLPLTTSGKVIRQLLRERTVAEGMASVAMGS
- the gluQRS gene encoding tRNA glutamyl-Q(34) synthetase GluQRS; this translates as MPTVRPEQPVFRFAPSPNGLLHLGHALSAIVNHDMAAAIGGRFLLRIEDIDRTRCRPEFETAIFEDLTWLGLSWDEPVRRQSDHLARYAATLDRLKAMGLVYPSVMSRGEIKAAVAAAEASGGAWPRDPDGTPLYPGRERDLSPGEQAKLVAGGRAYAWRLDVAKAVQRAGEPLTWHETGAGPSGETWRIAADPSAWGDVILSRSDAPSSYHLSVVADDALQGVTHVVRGRDLYHATSIHRLLQRLLGLPEPVYHHHRLILGPDGRKLSKSNGDSGIAALRAAGHSPEDIRRMLADDTSEHMRDLQSPRT